The following coding sequences lie in one Girardinichthys multiradiatus isolate DD_20200921_A chromosome 13, DD_fGirMul_XY1, whole genome shotgun sequence genomic window:
- the ints3 gene encoding integrator complex subunit 3, translating into MEPAPAKSKPQGRLLVSTLLDAKDELEERLERCVGIVQALTNGLSEREANDALTANVCKGQQQHEEVCLGLFTLVLTEPAQAQRCYRDLTLVNRDGMNIVLVKINQILMEKFLKLQDIPRTQLVWLVRELVKSGVIGADGVIMTLLKQIAGGDISTKNLWLAESVLDILLEQKEWVLKSGMLIAMSVYTYLRLIVDHGAPNLLPLRQKEVDFCISMLREKFMECLIIGRDLVRLLQNVARIPEMELLWRDLLHNPQVLSPQFTGILQLLTARTSRKFLACRLTPDMETKLLFMTSRVRFGQQKRYQDWFQRQYLSTAESQSLRCDLIRYICGVVHPSNEVLSSDILPRWAIIGWLLTTCTSNVAASNAKLALFYDWLFFNPEKDSIMNIEPAILVMHHSMKPHPAITATLLDFMCRIIPHFFPPLESQVRQGVFNSLNFIMEKRVLAHLAPLFDNPKLDRELRSMLRERFPEFCSPPSPPTEVKMEEAGSMEMDNHVLDKEEGCYDHTEAAFSDDEDEVNNKGKKREFRFHPIKEAVVEEPADITPWLDQLDDTMKEKVQQIQKTSDTETQCEVMQEIVDLILEDDFDTEQMSALASCLAELFKDHFRGEVLPEEITEESLEESVCKPVCLIFRNLVTMQEDNSGFSVLLDMLAELYQKQPKIGYHLLYYLKASKAANGKMMLYESFAQATALGDLHTCLMMDMKACQEDDVRLLCYLTPSIYSEFPDETLRSGELLNMIVAVIDSMQLQELMCHVMMGNLVMFRKDSVLNILIQSLEWETFEQYSTWQLFLAHSIPLETIIPILQHLKYKEHPEALSCLLLQLRREKPSEEMVKMVLSRPCHPEDQFTTSILRHWASKYDDTLGEHIKAQLIKNNNQPRKRQSLRSSSSKMAQLTLEQILEHLDNLRLSLSNMKNNFFTQTPILQALQHVQASCDEVHKMRFSDLFALAEEYEDSQAKPLKSRRKAPASSPRSKKGAAPPTNNEEESASSSASEEEDSKPKAPKRKRKGSSAVGSDSD; encoded by the exons ATGGAGCCTGCACCGGCAAAGTCGAAGCCACAGGGCCGGCTCCTGGTTTCCACCCTGCTGGATGCCAAAGACGAGCTGGAAGAG AGATTGGAACGATGTGTCGGTATCGTCCAGGCATTGACCAATGGGCTGTCAGAAAGGGAGGCCAATGATGCACTCACTGCCAAC GTGTGTAAAGGCCAGCAGCAGCATGAGGAGGTCTGTCTGGGTTTGTTCACCCTGGTCCTCACAGAGCCGGCCCAGGCCCAGAGG TGTTACAGAGATCTGACACTGGTTAACAGAGATGGGATGAACATAGTCCTGGTAAAAATCAACCAGATCCTGATGGAGAAGTTTCTCAAACTGCAGGACATTCCTAGAACACAG CTGGTGTGGCTGGTCAGAGAGCTGGTAAAGAGTGGTGTTATTGGGGCTGACGGCGTCATTATGACGCTTCTGAAACAGATCGCAG GTGGAGACATCTCCACGAAGAACCTCTGGTTGGCCGAGAGCGTCTTGGACATCCTGCTCGAGCAAAA GGAGTGGGTGTTGAAGAGTGGGATGCTAATAGCGATGTCGGTGTACACCTACCTCCGTCTGATTGTCGATCACGGAGCGCCGAACCTGCTGCCTCTGCGTCAGAAAGAAGTGGACTTCTGCATTAGCATGCTGAGAGAAAAG tTCATGGAGTGCCTCATCATTGGCAGAGATCTGGTTCGTCTGCTACAAAATGTCGCTCGGATCCCAGAGATGGAGCTGCTGTGGCGAGACTTGTTGCACAACCCGCAAGTTCTCAGCCCTCAGTTTACAG GAATCCTCCAGCTTCTGACGGCTCGTACGTCTCGTAAATTTCTAGCCTGTCGACTGACTCCAGACATGGAGACTAAGCTGCTGTTCATGACCTCCAGG GTGCGTTTTGGGCAGCAGAAGCGGTACCAGGACTGGTTTCAGAGGCAGTACCTGTCCACTGCGGAGAGCCAATCGCTGCGCTGCGATCTGATCCGATACATCTGCGGGGTTGTCCATCCCTCCAATGAGGTGCTGAGCTCTGATATCCTGCCGCGCTGGGCTATCATTGGCTGGCTGCTCACCACCTGCACA TCGAATGTGGCAGCCTCCAACGCTAAGCTGGCTCTGTTTTACGACTGGCTGTTCTTCAACCCAGAGAAAGACAGCATCATGAATATAG aacCAGCCATCCTGGTGATGCATCACTCCATGAAACCTCATCCTGCCATCACAGCCACACTGCTGGACTTCATGTGCAGG ATCATCCCTCACTTCTTCCCTCCGCTGGAGTCTCAGGTCCGTCAGGGCGTGTTCAACTCACTCAATTTCATCATGGAGAAGAGGGTGCTGGC TCACCTTGCTCCACTGTTTGATAATCCAAAACTGGACCGAGAGCTTCGATCAATGCTCAGAGAGAGGTTCCCCGAGTTCTGCAGCCCGCCATCCCCTCCCACCGAAG tgaagatggaggaggcTGGTTCCATGGAGATGGACAATCACGTCCTGGACAAGGAGGAGGGTTGCTATGACCACACGGAAGCAGCTTTCAGTGATGACGAGGATGAAGTCAACAATAAAG GAAAGAAGAGGGAGTTTCGGTTCCATCCAATCAAAGAGGCAGTGGTGGAGGAGCCTGCCGACATCACGCCCTGGCTCGACCAATTAGATGACACCATGAAGGAGAAGGTGCAGCAGATTCAAAAGACAAG TGACACAGAGACGCAGTGTGAGGTTATGCAGGAGATCGTGGATCTAATCCTGGAG GACGACTTTGATACAGAGCAGATGTCGGCTCTGGCTTCCTGTCTGGCTGAACTGTTTAAGGATCACTTTAGAGGGGAGGTCCTCCCTGAGGAGATCACTGAAGA GTCTCTGGAGGAATCTGTTTGCAAACCCGTCTGCCTGATCTTCAGGAACCTGGTTACCATGCAGGAGGACAACAGTGGGTTCTCAGTACTGCTGGACATGTTGGCAGAACTTTACCAGAAGCAGCCAAAGATCGGATACCACCTGCTGTACTACCTGAAAGCCAG CAAAGCAGCGAACGGCAAGATGATGCTGTATGAGTCGTTTGCTCAGGCGACGGCACTCGGTGACCTGCACACGTGTTTAATGATGGACATGAAGGCGTGCCAGGAGGACGATGTCCGGCTGCTCTGCTACCTCACACCCTCCATTTACTCTGAg TTTCCAGATGAAACTCTGCGAAGCGGCGAGCTGCTCAACATGATTGTAGCTGTGATTGACTCCATGCAG TTACAGGAGCTGATGTGTCATGTGATGATGGGTAACCTGGTGATGTTCCGGAAAGACTCGGTTCTAAACATCCTCA TTCAATCTCTGGAATGGGAAACCTTTGAACAGTACAGCACTTGGCAGCTCTTTCTGGCCCACAGCATCCCCCTGGAAACCATCATCCCCATCCTCCAGCACCTCAAATATAAAG AACATCCAGAGGCCTTGTCCTGTCTGCTGTTGCAGCTTCGCAGAGAAAA GCCAAGTGAGGAAATGGTAAAGATGGTCCTGAGTCGTCCCTGTCACCCCGAGGACCAGTTCACCACCAGCATCCTCCGACACTGGGCGTCAAAATACGACGACACGCTGGGAGAACACATCAAGGCTCAGCTGATCAAGAACAACAACCAGCCCCGCAAGAGACAGAG TCTTCGTAGTTCGAGCAGTAAAATGGCTCAGCTGACCCTGGAACAGATCTTGGAGCACTTGGACAATCTGAGACTCAGTCTCAGCAACATGAAGAACAACT TCTTCACTCAGACTCCAATCCTTCAGGCTCTGCAGCACGTTCAGGCCAGCTGTGACGAAGTTCACAAGATGAG GTTCAGCGATTTGTTCGCCCTCGCGGAGGAGTATGAGGACTCTCAGGCAAAGCCTCTGAAGTCTCGGAGAAAAGCTCCGGCCTCGTCGCCTCGCTCCAAGAAAGGAGCAGCTCCGCCCACCAACAACGAGGAGGAGAGTGCCTCCAGTAGTGCCTCA gaggaggaagacTCAAAGCCCAAAGCTCCGAAGAGGAAGCGGAAAGGCTCGTCAGCGGTTGGCTCCGACAGCGACTGA
- the LOC124879321 gene encoding C2 calcium-dependent domain-containing protein 4C-like — MSAMKSGASLRALILTPERIPSFIIPSSRSPFLASPMFRRNSSERSRLLSEDDDEDQTESSPLGTPTNPGASSRRRLRLRTPRGRRPHHAAADCADADPTTRAAMSLTHVPKVTTPYGFRGVLATTPNTSRRESLFHRNRPVKVTVNDAEPDGGPAGTTPPPPAAAAGPEGTGRSRVSLQPVKALGLQVIKELKRPAAALMALSPSHRCSAHR, encoded by the coding sequence ATGTCGGCGATGAAATCCGGAGCTTCCCTGCGGGCTCTGATTCTGACTCCGGAGCGGATCCCGAGCTTCATCATCCCCTCCTCTCGCAGTCCGTTCCTGGCGTCTCCGATGTTCCGCAGGAACTCCTCGGAGCGCTCAAGGCTGCTGTCAGAAGACGACGATGAGGACCAAACTGAAAGTAGCCCGCTCGGGACCCCGACTAACCCCGGCGCCTCCTCCAGGCGTCGGCTTCGCCTGCGGACTCCGCGGGGCCGTCGTCCTCACCACGCCGCCGCTGACTGTGCGGACGCAGACCCGACGACGCGAGCGGCCATGTCGCTGACGCACGTACCGAAGGTCACCACACCTTACGGCTTCCGCGGCGTGTTGGCCACGACTCCAAACACCAGCCGGAGGGAGTCCCTGTTTCATCGGAACAGACCCGTTAAAGTGACTGTGAACGATGCGGAACCCGATGGCGGTCCAGCGGGaactactcctcctcctcctgctgctgctgctggacctGAGGGTACCGGTCGGTCCCGGGTCAGCTTGCAGCCCGTTAAGGCTTTGGGTCTGCAGGTGATTAAGGAGCTCAAAAGACCTGCGGCTGCTCTGATGGCTCTGAGTCCTTCACACCGCTGCTCTGCTCATCGATAA
- the gon4la gene encoding GON-4-like protein codes for MSSVRKRLKLSPTKQQHAYSSTSSSSVGAPQLSSGDAVLLPPPAPFQAAPRAGAEVEVEVEEEGYLLVEEDTTDSSLIITMEDNHKGVKAPRKKAVKKKKRTLNEKEVHEKGQTSETEEETGVEVEIDRELDQALETKSKQHNLTTVNVKNIIHEVITNEHVVAMMKAAINETEAVPPFEPKMTRSKFKEVVEKGVVIPTWNISPIKKSSDTNKAPQFVDIPLDEEDSSDEEYRPDEEEEDETAEDTFQESDMESTASSPRGTRLNRAEEDSCSPWQASRVRSRRLKEGLMGPPPPPKAFPSRGVTDTTFLEKLHAVEEELAGCMEPYQPMSESEDESGVMACRTRSKRPLRNVPLGQLEAELRAPDITPDMYDSSSAPEDREWTDWLRGLLSSDVDNEEECDDEDDPEYNFLAEIDEPDQEDYRDDKAVRITKKEVNELMEELFETLKEDLAGQEVDDEGQDEDEELQEETPAFQGHTLEVQHIGAADNEAEDEPITELQTVRQQLALIRKRRQTNSLFNTQSPEPYTLKLNRQQQQRLQQQLQQHIQLLIQINLLTSPVPKLHSEAETTRQFLFELDMLAHRGELIRAAEHPGFRSAFRASNLQGALELLEEMKQTPIDYQPQSHKPDGRGHMRCYPVMPAELAWLFATRPVFLYPELLPCANLDPAMYCPRRTAAFTAAEDCLLVLGLRNMEGACDPPKLVSQFLLRKTVVQVRRRILQCCRPGTPDNIVKAFRYQQVVWSMQMACGNVDPAEQRPPVAREENKLPLWLVRSLPVICPIIKHFNSPSSSSLEAPASCRRGKARHSNLAFLRSTSSSYSFPSGTRYPPRLPQNLDFKRIGFVLLQQPLASPPGESSSVSEGPSNCSSDSHPSHVLLKRLFLSKKEKATDIIITSTISLPATEQIKYHCRTLAGLRRRRRRSRKRRRSRRLSALPPAAGKPSLKEGELRKKEDGPTASPKGPASCMEIGDDDITTEEELEEESEVLLVLSESSPSTAGSISHDDDLPDPTDAESEPGKKVAVVTSEAADEDEDIGGIAVNEPRASVTQQQDKLSSEETEDEDDVLRESEDVVFAQDYLHRVCEAVQAQPGLSKQLLQVLDEFAAVGPSGAPEVLFSRLACLLRPWPQLLKDFAAFLNGRQARRCGLLLEQQLFERCRRFLRRMGRSLGESSVLYQQVVSVLQGSSAPSTEDVDKVSSLLRKHPDLQGEVQEIFQQLHTCSKTTDVDLASQNPNNGNCEPIDAVVGSDEDDEGEQQAVCAKNITVTSNGEKVIVWTREADRAILTACQKRGANTKTFRQVSAQLGNKTVQQVRLRFQDLMKLFLSSSQKSTTSDNQPGSRPETAPD; via the exons ATGAGCTCAGTCCGCAAACGCCTCAAACTAAGCCCAACCAAGCAGCAGCATGCTTACAGCAGCACCAGCAGCTCCAGTGTTGGAGCACCACAGCTCAGCTCTGGTGATGCTGTGTTGCTGCCGCCACCGGCCCCGTTTCAGGCTGCGCCACGAGCCGGAGCTgaggtggaggtggaggtggaggaggaaggttacctgctggtggaggaagaCACCACTGATTCCAGCCTCATCATCACTATGG AGGACAACCACAAGGGGGTAAAGGCTCCGAGGAAGAAGGCGGTGAAGAAGAAAAAGCGAACACTGAATGAGAAGGAAGTTCATGAGAAGGGCCAGACGTCAGAGACGGAGGAGGAGACGGGTGTGGAGGTGGAGATTGACAGAGAGTTGGACCAGGCTCTCgagacaaaatccaaacagCACAACCTCACCACTGTGAATGTTAAAAACATCATCCAT GAAGTGATCACCAATGAGCATGTGGTTGCCATGATGAAAGCAGCTATCAACGAGACCGAAGCAGTTCCTCCATTT GAGCCTAAAATGACTCGATCCAAATTTAAAGAAGTGGTAGAGAAGGGTGTG GTCATTCCCACCTGGAACATCTCGCCGATCAAGAAAAGCAGCGACACCAATAAG GCTCCTCAGTTTGTTGACATCCCACTGGATGAGGAAGACTCCTCTGACGAAGAATACCGCCcagatgaagaagaggaggatgagACAGCTGAAGAC ACGTTCCAGGAGAGCGACATGGAGAGCACGGCTTCGTCTCCCAGGGGTACTCGGCTCAATCGAGCAGAGGAGGACAGCTGCAGCCCCTGGCAG GCTTCTCGAGTGCGGTCCAGGCGTTTGAAGGAAGGGTTGATGggacctcctcctcctcctaaaGCCTTCCCGTCTAGAGGTGTGACTGACACCACCTTCCTGGAGAAGCTTCATGCTGTTGAAGAGGAGCTAGCTGGTTGTATGGAGCCCTATCAG CCTATGTCTGAGTCTGAGGATGAGTCCGGAGTTATGGCGTGCCGGACTCGGTCCAAGCGACCTCTCCGGAATGTCCCTTTAGGCCAGCTGGAGGCCGAGCTCCGGGCTCCCGACATAACTCCAGACATGTACGACTCCAGCTCTGCACCGGAGGACAGGGAGTGGACCGACTGGTTGAGAGGCCTGTTGAGCTCGGATGTTGATAACGAAG AGGAGTGTGACGATGAAGATGATCCAGAGTACAACTTCCTGGCTGAAATCGACGAGCCCGACCAGGAGGATTATCGTGACGACAAGGCCGTACGGATCACGA AGAAGGAAGTGAACGAGCTAATGGAAGAGCTGTTTGAAACG CTGAAAGAGGACCTGGCAGGTCAGGAAGTGGATGATGAAGGGCAAGATGAAGatgaggagctgcaggaggaaaCGCCCGCTTTTCAGGGGCACACACTTGAGGTGCAGCACAT AGGAGCAGCTGACAACGAGGCTGAGGACGAACCAATCACGGAGCTGCAAACGGTGAGGCAGCAACTGGCTTTGATCAGAAAGAGACGGCAGACAAACTCTCTGTTCAACACTCAGAGTCCAGAACCTTACACCCTGAAGCTGAACCGTCAGCAGCAGCAAagactgcagcagcagctccaacAG CACATCCAGCTGCTGATTCAGATTAACCTGCTGACTTCACCTGTCCCCAAACTGCACAGTGAGGCGGAAACCACCAGGCAGTTCCTG TTTGAGTTAGACATGTTGGCTCACAGGGGAGAGCTCATCAGGGCTGCAGAGCATCCTGGTTTCCGCAGCGCTTTCAGAGCCTCTAACCTGCAGGGGGCCCTGGAGCTCCTGGAGGAGATGAAGCAGACGCCCATAGACTACCAGCCGCAGAGCCACAAGCCTGACGGCAGAGGACATA TGCGCTGTTACCCTGTCATGCCGGCTGAGCTCGCCTGGTTGTTTGCTACCCGACCCGTGTTCCTGTACCCTGAACTGCTGCCTTGTGCCAACCTCGACCCAGCTATGTACTGCCCCCGCAGGACGGCTGCCTTCACTGCAGCAGAGGACTg TCTGCTGGTCCTCGGCCTCAGGAACATGGAGGGAGCGTGTGACCCACCAAAGCTTGTGTCTCAGTTTCTGCTCAGGAAAACTGTGGTCCAAGTCCGCCGGAGGATCCTGCAGTGCTGCAGACCTGGAACCCCTGACAACATTGTGAAG GCCTTCAGGTATCAGCAGGTGGTGTGGTCGATGCAGATGGCCTGCGGTAATGTTGATCCTGCAGAGCAGCGCCCGCCTGTAGCGAGAGAGGAGAACAAGCTGCCTCTCTGGCTCGTG AGGAGCCTTCCTGTCATCTGTCCCATCATCAAACACTTCAACAGCCCATCCAGCTCCTCCCTAGAGGCCCCGGCCTCCTGCAGGAGGGGCAAGGCCCGTCACAGCAACCTGGCCTTCCTACGATCCACCTCCTCCAGCTACAGCTTCCCCTCTGGGACTAGATACCCGCCTCGCCTCCCACAAAACCTGGACTTTAAACGCATCGGTTTCGTCCTGCTGCAGCAGCCCCTCGCCTCTCCTCCTGGCGAATCCTCCAGCGTCTCTGAGGGTCCGTCCAACTGCTCCTCTGACTCTCATCCTTCTCATGTCCTTCTAAAGCGCCTTTTCCTGAGCAAGAAAGAAAAAGCAACTGACATCATAAtcacctccaccatctccctGCCAGCCACAGAGCAGATTAAATACCACTGTCGAACACTGGCTgggctgaggaggaggaggaggaggagtaggaagaggaggaggagtaggaGGTTGTCTGCTTTGCCTCCTGCTGCAGGGAAACCAAGCTTAAAAGAAGGAGAGCTGAGGAAGAAGGAAGATGGACCCACTGCTTCTCCTAAAGGTCCTGCTTCCTGTATGGAAATTGGTGATGATGATATCACCACTGAAGAAGAGTTGGAGGAGGAGAGTGAAGTGCTTCTGGTTTTGTCTGAATCTTCACCCAGCACTGCAGGAAGCATCTCCCACGACGATGACCTGCCAGATCCAACGGATGCTGAGTCAGAACCTGGGAAGAAAGTGGCAGTGGTCACATCTGAAGCagcagatgaagatgaagatattGGAGGGATTGCTGTAAATGAACCCAGAGCATCAGTCACCCAGCAGCAG GACAAGCTGTCATCAGAGGAGACTGAAGATGAGGATGATGTTCTGAGGGAGTCGGAGGATGTGGTGTTTGCTCAGGATTATCTCCACAGA GTATGTGAAGCGGTCCAGGCGCAGCCAGGCCTTTCTAAGCAGCTGTTGCAGGTGCTGGATGAATTTGCCGCCGTGGGGCCTTCAGGGGCCCCGGAGGTGCTTTTTAGCCGACTGGCTTGCTTGCTGCGGCCGTGGCCTCAACTGCTCAAAGACTTTGCAGCCTTCCTGAACGGCAGACAGGCACGCAGATGTGGACTG ctgttggagcagcagctgtTTGAACGCTGCCGGCGGTTCCTGAGGCGGATGGGCCGGAGCCTGGGAGAAAGCTCGGTTCTCTACCAGCAGGTGGTGTCTGTCCTGCAGGGGAGCTCCGCCCCCTCAACAGAGGACGTGGACAAG GTTTCATCTTTGCTTAGAAAGCATCCAGACCTGCAAGGTGAGGTCCAGGAGATCTTCCAGCAGCTCCACACCTGCTCCAAGACCACTGACGTGGACTTAGCCTCTCAGAATCCTAATAATGGGAACTGTGAGCCGATCGACGCTGTGGTGGgaagtgatgaagatgatgaaggGGAGCAACAAGCAGTTTGTGCCAAAAACATCACAGTGACTTCTAATGGAGAGAAGGTCATCGTTTGGACTCG